DNA sequence from the Bradyrhizobium sp. CIAT3101 genome:
GCAGTGGTGACCACCCATTGTTGTCCTGCGCACTGGGATCGGCACCGGTCTCGACCAATCGGGTCACTTCCGCGACTGCTCTGTTGGCAGCCGCATAGTGAAGCGGCGAGCGGCCGGCCCGATCGATTGGATGCTTTCCGACCACTTCCGTCCTTCCACTCCACTTGCCAGACATCGCTGATGCCGTTGGTACATCAAGTGATGCGGCAAGCAGTTGGTGAGCTTCAACCAGAAGCGACATCATCATTGGTCGATATTCGTGTCACCTTGTTGCGCAAAAATCTTCTTCGTTCATTGTATTCGCCAATGGTTGCATTGAGTGGCAACCCTGTCCACCGCAACAGTCCGACCGAGATTAGTATCGAGACAACGGATGCGAACAGTCCCCAAAGGAAAGTGTCGTTCGCAGATTTCCCTTGCAAAAGCGATACCGTAACGAAGCCAAACTCAGTCACAAGAATAAAGTACAGGATACACGGCAAACGCTTCATAGAGCGGCCCCATTTTGGCGGTTGCGCAGAAAATATGACACAACCTTGAGCCAACTGTCCATCCGGAAGCATGCGACGCTCAATTCGTAGTCGGCTTTGGGGCAAATCCGGTAAAGCTCAAGCTCCAGCAGCTCCTCGACCCGCTCGAACGGGGCATCGCGCATCGGGCTGTGATAGACGACGCGATCGCCGACGCGCTGGCACCGCGCCTGACGCTGGGCGGGCATCGTCTTCATCGGTAGCCGCACGGCATCGGGCGCGACCAGCCGCGATTGCAGCAACCGTTGCGTTCCTGCTCTCGGCCGATGCCGGTGCGATCACCGGCCGGCAGCTCGTGATCTGCGGCGGCAGCTCGCTTTGAGCTACAATCCCGGCGATCTCGCCGCCCAGGCCTTGGTGGCCTGACAGCTTTCCATCGCTCGCATGTAGGCAGGGCGTGCCGTCGTGCGGGCGAGATAATCCCGCTCGGTCAAACCCGGGACGTAATTGCCGGTTCGCAGGCCGAGCAGGAGGGCGTAGCTCACCGAGATATCGGCAGCCGTGAATCGGTCGCCGGCGAGATAGGGGCAATCCGCGAGGCGGCGGATCACCAACCCCAGCCGGCTCTCGAAGGTCTCGTGCGCCCAACGGGTCACCCGTACCTCTCGCTCGGCTTCGGGCGCCAGTTGGCGGCCGACGATGACGGCGTTCATAGGCCCGGCGAGCCCGGCCTCGCCCAAGTGGAGAAATTGCAGATAGGACGCGAAGGCGGGATCGTCCGGGGCGACGGCGAGTGAACCTGAACCGTGGCGGGCGAGCAGATACTCGAGAATCGCGATCGATTCGACCATGATCGTCTCGCCGTCCTGCAGCGCGGGAATGAAGCCGGCGGGGTTGATCGCTAGGAAATCGCGATCAATCTCGGCTGCGAGCAGATCGACCGGATGCAGCCGGTAAGCCAATCCCAATTCCTCGAGCAGCCAGACAACACGGAAGCCCCGGCCTTCGCCATAGACGGTGAGCATGGTTGAGCACTCCAGGATTGGGCGAGATGTACCAATTCGCAGAGGTAAGACAGTTCCCACTTCGTGGGGTTGCAATCGAGGTCAGGACTCGTCGAGCAGCTCCAGCAGTTCCTCGACCCGCTCGAACGGGGCATCGCGCATCGGGCTGTGATAGACGACGCGATCGCCGTCGCGCTGCAGGGTCTTCCCCTTCGACTTCCGCAACCGTCCCGGCAGGAACGTCGCGGCGACAGCGGCATGCCCGACGTCGAGGCGGATGATGCCTCTGCGCTTGCAGTCCAGCCTCAACCGCGCCGCCGAAAAGAAATCGCGGGCAGCCGGCGGCAACGGTCCGAAGCGGCG
Encoded proteins:
- a CDS encoding glutathione S-transferase family protein; translated protein: MLTVYGEGRGFRVVWLLEELGLAYRLHPVDLLAAEIDRDFLAINPAGFIPALQDGETIMVESIAILEYLLARHGSGSLAVAPDDPAFASYLQFLHLGEAGLAGPMNAVIVGRQLAPEAEREVRVTRWAHETFESRLGLVIRRLADCPYLAGDRFTAADISVSYALLLGLRTGNYVPGLTERDYLARTTARPAYMRAMESCQATKAWAARSPGL